Proteins co-encoded in one Natronorubrum daqingense genomic window:
- the secY gene encoding preprotein translocase subunit SecY encodes MGWKEAAEPVLTRMPAVRRPEGHVPFKRKLAWTAGILVLYFFLTNIALLGLQGGEATDIFGEFRSVLAGEMGSLMQVGIGPIVTASIVMQLLGGANLLGLDTDDPRDQILYQGLQKVLVIVMTALTALPMVFAGGFLPAQPSLTLGGLEFGETQVQMLMFAQIFVGGILILYMDEVVSKWGIGSGIGLFIIASVSQQLVTGFVSPSSEGFFYSWYEIITGQVETGSIVSSDGLYTIFLGEGQIIALLTTLLIFSVVVYAESVRVEIPLSHSRVKGARGRFPVKLIYASVLPMILVRALQANIQFMGQILDSVWAGMPTWLGDYSGGEPASGFFYYTAPIYSPEDWMWWTGAVTQDAWMVLIRISVDLSFMVIGGAIFAIFWVETTNMGPDATARQIQNSGMQIPGFRQNVGVIEKVMERYIPQVTVLGGALVGLLAVWANMLGTVGGVEGTGLLLAVSITYKLYEEIAEEQMMEMHPMMRQMFGRE; translated from the coding sequence ATGGGATGGAAGGAAGCCGCCGAACCGGTCTTGACGCGGATGCCCGCAGTGCGCCGTCCAGAGGGGCACGTCCCCTTCAAGCGTAAGCTGGCGTGGACTGCCGGCATCCTCGTGTTGTATTTCTTCCTGACGAACATCGCCTTGCTCGGGTTGCAAGGCGGAGAAGCGACCGACATCTTCGGTGAGTTCCGTTCGGTGCTCGCCGGTGAGATGGGGTCGCTGATGCAGGTCGGTATCGGTCCGATCGTCACCGCCAGCATCGTTATGCAGTTGCTCGGTGGTGCAAACTTGCTTGGTCTCGACACGGACGACCCACGAGATCAGATCCTCTATCAGGGGCTGCAGAAGGTGCTCGTCATCGTCATGACGGCGTTGACTGCGCTCCCGATGGTGTTCGCCGGTGGCTTCCTGCCCGCTCAGCCGTCGCTCACTCTCGGCGGACTCGAGTTCGGCGAGACGCAGGTTCAGATGCTGATGTTCGCCCAGATCTTCGTTGGCGGGATCCTCATCCTCTACATGGACGAGGTCGTCAGTAAATGGGGGATCGGCAGCGGAATTGGCCTGTTCATTATCGCTAGCGTGAGCCAGCAGCTCGTGACCGGATTCGTCAGTCCATCCAGTGAAGGATTCTTCTACAGCTGGTACGAGATCATTACGGGTCAGGTCGAAACCGGATCCATCGTCTCCAGTGACGGGCTCTACACGATCTTCCTCGGCGAAGGACAGATCATCGCCTTACTGACGACGTTGCTCATCTTCAGCGTCGTCGTCTACGCGGAGTCCGTCCGCGTCGAAATCCCGCTCAGTCACTCTCGAGTGAAGGGTGCTCGCGGTCGCTTCCCAGTGAAGCTCATCTACGCGAGCGTCCTGCCAATGATCCTCGTTCGCGCGCTGCAGGCGAACATTCAGTTCATGGGCCAGATTCTCGATAGTGTCTGGGCCGGGATGCCGACGTGGCTCGGGGACTATTCGGGAGGAGAGCCCGCCAGTGGGTTCTTCTACTACACTGCACCGATCTATTCACCTGAAGATTGGATGTGGTGGACCGGGGCAGTCACACAAGACGCGTGGATGGTACTGATTCGCATTTCCGTCGACCTGTCGTTCATGGTCATCGGTGGTGCGATCTTCGCCATCTTCTGGGTCGAGACGACGAACATGGGCCCCGACGCCACCGCACGCCAGATCCAAAACTCCGGAATGCAAATTCCCGGATTCCGACAGAACGTCGGCGTCATCGAAAAGGTCATGGAGCGCTACATTCCGCAGGTTACCGTCCTCGGCGGTGCGCTCGTCGGCTTGCTGGCCGTCTGGGCGAACATGCTCGGCACGGTCGGCGGTGTCGAAGGGACCGGTCTGCTGCTCGCTGTCTCCATTACGTACAAACTGTACGAGGAGATCGCCGAGGAGCAGATGATGGAAATGCATCCGATGATGCGCCAGATGTTCGGCCGAGAGTAA
- a CDS encoding cytochrome C oxidase subunit IV family protein — protein MADVRTYTLIYVVLLILGTAKFVFFEIDIPESAAIGGTIVLAVIKSLLIAAYYQHLREEPRAITYMMVVAVFMVFLLTVAAGYSIQ, from the coding sequence ATGGCTGACGTTCGGACATACACCCTCATATACGTCGTACTGCTGATATTAGGGACAGCGAAGTTCGTCTTCTTCGAGATAGACATTCCCGAATCGGCGGCAATTGGCGGGACCATCGTACTTGCTGTCATCAAGTCCCTGCTGATCGCTGCGTATTATCAGCATCTCCGTGAAGAGCCACGTGCAATCACCTATATGATGGTTGTCGCCGTGTTCATGGTGTTCCTGCTAACCGTTGCAGCGGGATACTCGATTCAGTAA
- a CDS encoding SDR family NAD(P)-dependent oxidoreductase → MSSLFDLTDDVAVVTGGGRGIGRAIALELARAGACVVPTARTDAEIQSVVDEIEDDGGDAHAVTTDVTDAEDVARAIDETVDTFGSVDIVVNNAGINPDDGLGLPEDVSSEGFAKTVDVNLTGAFEVTSAAAAQLHENGGGSVINVASVGGLVGLPRQHPYVASKHGLVGLTKSIALDWAPDVRVNALAPGYVSTDLVEDLEENERLRQSVIDRTPLERFGAPEEIGGPAVFLASDAARYITGACLEVDGGWTSR, encoded by the coding sequence ATGAGTTCACTCTTCGACCTCACAGACGACGTGGCAGTAGTCACAGGCGGCGGTCGCGGCATCGGACGGGCCATCGCACTCGAGTTGGCTCGCGCCGGCGCGTGCGTCGTTCCGACGGCTCGTACCGATGCCGAGATCCAATCGGTCGTCGACGAAATCGAGGACGACGGCGGTGATGCACACGCTGTGACGACGGATGTGACCGACGCCGAGGACGTTGCTCGAGCCATCGACGAAACAGTCGATACCTTCGGGTCAGTCGATATCGTCGTCAACAACGCCGGTATCAACCCCGATGATGGGCTCGGCCTCCCCGAAGACGTCTCGAGCGAAGGATTTGCGAAAACAGTCGACGTCAATCTGACGGGTGCATTCGAAGTCACAAGCGCGGCGGCAGCACAACTTCACGAAAACGGCGGCGGATCGGTGATCAACGTCGCGAGTGTCGGTGGACTCGTTGGGTTGCCTCGACAACATCCCTACGTCGCGTCGAAACACGGCCTAGTCGGGTTGACGAAGAGCATCGCGCTCGATTGGGCACCAGACGTTCGCGTGAACGCACTCGCACCGGGATACGTCTCGACCGACCTAGTAGAGGACTTAGAGGAGAACGAACGACTCCGCCAGTCCGTGATCGATCGAACGCCGCTCGAGCGGTTTGGGGCTCCCGAAGAAATCGGCGGTCCAGCTGTCTTTCTCGCGAGCGACGCAGCACGGTACATCACTGGGGCCTGTCTCGAAGTCGACGGCGGGTGGACCTCGAGGTAA